In Pochonia chlamydosporia 170 chromosome 3, whole genome shotgun sequence, the following are encoded in one genomic region:
- a CDS encoding Pfs, NACHT and ankyrin domain-containing protein (similar to Metarhizium acridum CQMa 102 XP_007809597.1), which yields MVEANAGPSAQGPSTQNEPGPDIDMGACTPIEKASAEGDVETLRLLLINRSAGAAGLGGDNSFTLPLVTASAGGHVRVVELLIEHGADVNAAVEHGICAAYAASQNGHLDVLRALVNHGANAWHSVGGGPHPVMQPLHVAAAGGHAEVVKFLVQLCEEQRCHRSNNPSTTAEHEEKSTTDQSVACCADGSPGPIGLTPLMMAAQEGRIEVVKYLLDMGADVRACTSDDLYSAVRKAAYRGHTDVVALLIERGADVQAKDRNHWTPLHAAAVQGHLEVVRHLVNNGADLDALLIDKTTPIHLAAEEGHSAVVALLIEKGANIHAVDEHTRTALALAASRGRLNVVQILIDHGARAQPTEEGHVAPLFLASWLGQVEIVKLLLQNGAHVGAVDGRGRTPLFCASEEGQIEVVKVLLEAGANPRAADKYGNTPLIMSSGQEFPAVVEVLLKAGADHRATNANGNTALLLAAKRGNLHIVRLLLAAWADPRIANSFGRTPFSEACAGGYLELARVLLAAGANPRTTDDKNLTPMHLASAGGHPDVVWLLLRVGADGEAKATDGSTPILQASLSGHSEVVKMLLEDGANPEASNKDGIMPVYIASELGHIEVLKVLLAAGADARTSTDKYSALYTASYNGHRDAVELLLKNGASIEIGNLVDKSTPLFGASAGGFLDIAKLLLDNRANPKATSVLLQTPLFMAAYFGHADIVELLIERGADVNERIAPLKSAAQQGHTDVVKLLIKHGADVNFVGFVYGSNPLSNAIGNGHHEVAKVLIENGAKVDGVAWVDGGNPLNVAVQNGHMDLAKMLLIEHGVDVNAISPDEVGTPLHTAVKNGHVELAKLLLDHGADRNAVDWEGSTPMFLAASSGDERWGWLKEMDEGQALHDEL from the exons atggtCGAAGCCAACGCCGGACCCTCGGCCCAGGGCCCGTCTACGCAA AATGAGCCTGGCCCAGACATAGACATGGGAGCTTGCACGCCAATCGAGAAAGCGTCCGCGGAGGGGGACGTCGAGACCTTGAGGCTGCTCCTTATCAACCGAAGCGCCGGCGCTGCAGGACTCGGTGGTGACAATTCATTTACTTTGCCCCTCGTGACCGCCTCTGCCGGCGGGCATGTGAGAGTCGTGGAACTTCTCATCGAACACGGGGCCGATGTCAATGCTGCCGTGGAACATGGAATCTGTGCTGCTTATGCGGCGTCACAGAACGGGCATCTCGATGTTTTGAGAGCACTGGTCAACCACGGCGCAAATGCCTGGCATTCAGTAGGCGGCGGACCGCACCCAGTCATGCAGCCGCTCCATGTCGCAGCGGCCGGGGGGCATGCCGAAGTCGTCAAATTCCTCGTCCAGCTATGCGAGGAGCAACGTTGTCATCGATCGAACAACCCCAGCACGACGGCGGAGCATGAAGAGAAGAGCACCACGGACCAGTCAGTCGCATGCTGCGCAGATGGATCTCCTGGTCCCATTGGACTGACGCCGCTCATGATGGCCGCTCAAGAAGGGCGTATCGAGGTGGTCAAGTACCTTCTCGATATGGGAGCTGATGTGCGAGCGTGCACTTCAGATGACTTGTACAGTGCTGTTCGGAAGGCAGCCTACAGAGGACACACAGATGTTGTTGCACTTCTTATTGAACGAGGGGCCGACGTCCAGGCTAAAGATCGAAACCATTGGACGCCATTACATGCGGCAGCGGTTCAAGGGCATCTTGAGGTAGTCAGGCATCTTGTCAATAATGGGGCGGACTTGGATGCCCTGTTAATTGACAAGACCACTCCGATTCATCTCGCCGCTGAGGAGGGACATTCTGCCGTGGTAGCTCTTCTCATTGAGAAAGGCGCAAATATTCACGCCGTCGATGAACATACTCGCACGGCATTGGCTTTAGCTGCTTCTCGTGGTCGGTTAAATGTTGTCCAGATCTTGATAGATCATGGAGCCCGCGCTCAACCTACTGAGGAGGGGCATGTCGCGCCGCTTTTTCTGGCATCATGGCTTGGGCAGGTTGAGATAGTGAAACTACTTCTCCAGAATGGCGCTCATGTTGGTGCCGTCGATGGTCGGGGGAGAACCCCGTTGTTTTGTGCATCCGAAGAGGGCCAAATCGAGGTGGTCAAAGTATTACTTGAGGCCGGGGCCAACCCTCGAGCAGCTGATAAGTATGGCAACACGCCCTTGATTATGTCGTCTGGACAAGAATTTCCCGCAGTGGTCGAGGTATTGCTCAAGGCTGGAGCAGACCATCGAGCCACCAATGCAAATGGGAACACGGCATTGCTTCTGGCGGCAAAGAGGGGGAATCTCCATATTGTCAGGCTGTTGCTGGCGGCATGGGCAGACCCTCGTATTGCCAATAGCTTCGGCCGCACGCCCTTCTCGGAAGCATGTGCAGGTGGATATTTGGAACTGGCCAGAGTGCTATTGGCCGCTGGTGCAAACCCCCGAACTACCGACGACAAGAACTTGACGCCCATGCATCTAGCATCCGCAGGAGGACATCCcgatgtggtctggttacTCCTACGGGTGGGAGCAGACGGtgaagccaaggccaccGATGGAAGTACGCCTATCTTGCAAGCTTCCTTGAGCGGACATTCCGAAGTGGTCAAGATGCTACTGGAGGATGGGGCAAATCCCgaagccagcaacaaggacGGAATTATGCCAGTGTATATTGCATCCGAGCTTGGCCATATCGAGGTTCTCAAAGTCCTACTCGCGGCCGGGGCAGATGCTCGCACGTCCACTGACAAGTACTCAGCTCTATACACTGCGTCGTATAACGGCCATAGAGATGCTGTAGAGTTGTTACTCAAGAATGGTGCTTCCATTGAGATTGGAAATCTTGTGGATAAATCTACGCCCCTTTTTGGAGCATCGGCAGGCGGATTTCTTGACATTGCGAAACTTCTTCTCGACAATAGAGCCAATCCCAAGGCCACGTCCGTACTCCTGCAGACGCCGCTTTTCATGGCGGCCTACTTTGGACATGCCGACATCGTGGAGCTATTGATCGAACGAGGGGCCGACGTGAACGAACGCATAGCGCCCCTCAAGAGTGCAGCCCAGCAGGGCCATACTGATGTCGTCAAGTTGCTAATCAAACACGGCGCGGATGTCAACTTTGTGGGGTTCGTGTATGGTTCGAATCCGCTGAGCAACGCCATTGGGAATGGTCATCATGAAGTCGCAAAGGTGCTCATCGAAAATGGCGCCAAAGTCGATGGCGTAGCTTGGGTGGATGGTGGGAATCCACTGAATGTGGCCGTCCAGAATGGACACATGGACCTTGCCAAGATGTTGTTAATCGAACATGGAGTCGACGTTAATGCCATATCTCCCGATGAAGTTGGAACGCCACTACATACGGCCGTTAAGAACGGACATGTTGAACTCGCGAAGCTACTACTGGACCATGGTGCCGACAGGAATGCCGTAGATTGGGAAGGATCTACACCCATGTTTCTGGCAGCTAGCAGTGGAGATGAGAGATGGGGGTGGTTGAAGGAAATGGATGAAGGACAGGCTCTGCATGATGAACTATGA
- a CDS encoding ankyrin repeat-containing protein (similar to Talaromyces marneffei ATCC 18224 XP_002150299.1) — protein MAGADSDLDQTFEIIERDAVPALPPQPNESTQKRIDELRKWLQPTDFLSPGNEFMKHLHSYVPGTGKWIHKSPVFRTWASSELNSGGDSSCLHVRGVAGSGKSVFAASTIRQLQESGKIVLFFFFRQIVDKNHSAKYLVRDFATQLLPHCPGLVLALTTISEDHAINDNEINMVWPAIVKALTESNVKNVFCVVDALDEMDDGDFEGMAQRLVELNATGSGRVRIMMTSRPLPKIEESFNRADIVKLKLDPALLFPDVARYVDARMATLDPPLSNEKNELVKQTICERANGLFLHARLVADSLADGLLDGHITEETLPDSLDRLPRTLNDVYENMLREHARRSGVTAEQQAKVLMCVIHASRPLRLIELGSLLSNMLHFDLRRGKDLVRQSCGRLLELLEDESVSVIHHSFTEFLHDKSRRDSVDAFPVLDDAASHGIMAVLILEYLNGCPPFEVQLNNAEEMRDRNRLQLREDEKKKNQFLTDLRTTHPLVSYAADNLTFHLEKSANGPLDHVQEALTRYIAPKRPAFETWKLMNQSTPDQSSTVFHFATTVTHGHAMPLFVVEHFGKTEPTLIDTPNSSGRTALSYAAEHGLDDAVRFLLANGADPKSGGCDGRMPLHWAALRGRPGAVQLLLDAGVDPLIKTHPVLEGYDDYEEEFIEYSEEEVERRRETALAYAFRGDDTQVVQAFMPFVQPTEVNQCFHRVDDLVNVEAVLSTGMVDIDCLRDGETKLFRAAKSGQLELVKLLLKHGADATKRSADTESSYFYNGEIQLKVDNDQGPTPLHGITHPYHRDSFWEDDAKAVEECIQVLIAAGADVNATMAGATSYKETNLTPLHLAVKKPDSVMGCSLWDDKSDEMLTKFLLEAGADPNAKASYGNTAMHLANPRKPCLFEMLAKHGADVNAKNHRGRTPLLEIINCIGHDSRDELKPNVDVFTKLLDLGADVHATDDHGNNVFHHIMHSIRILSAPTFSPFIRKLVDAGVDLNARNQQNHPPLWSYNKCVISTYQFDVTKEEEDMLRVLVDAGMDLNVSDDDGETILWGVCRKFVYNTRVMEKFIRMGADPTILAKDGTSLLQVVAKARRPEEWFRYLISVGTNTEALDVGGDTLIHSVVRSHREGPEPLEVVQVLVEAGAAPLAKNAKGQTVLHVVRTMAMLEFVLQSPIFRGLDINAQDVDGSTPLHSAMDMFLPDQAAWSLLRAGADPTILMTGDLSVLHIASRVGHASAVGLLLSEYRKLGVLEKHVNLLGEGRAPLHYACRSGRPESVWLLLCSGGDPQMLDDEGLTPLHALVEFKATGIAWSTELTHMDDIVAILQHDGVNLNAEAVIEADGGTKTVTALDLAVEKKCWELARALVTRGAEAHNSYKQSLEFISAIDKGKAAERARIATAAAPLYEDIEDWDKHLRWRGRWSAPQGADPPHSKVRWYISGGQAIFDAPAKDPEELDQLDLLKYALHDGDSDSIKEFALLGGDIIRLDETGKDIINTLLHLLVEGGYTDLLEYFSDKVPIFEAQPWVQTNEQGCGTLLGIACMRQPPSLNILQLLVDKIGLDVNAVFNRQGCPPKLRGCTAIHILASGESFWQIEALEYLLSRGANIEARNKQGLTPLLAALDHGHPKGFWREETIRLLVKHGADVNATAWKYENTLTSGINSRMSRHSALEMSDQAGITKLLLENGVDVRSVPDLIARTVKKWMDPGSVKLLLEAGLDPNELPQAEIYDEVDDEDEDEEEEIVLYALHETCRPSTITNPPADFELRKQAMLDLLLSHGADPLARYTDGKSVIQCIVEEQGQIGGLLPRLSKSDMNLKGHHGRTLLTSACIPTIPITTEAYRRNRTPPTIDPSSVLALLEHGADTVAVDDDGRTPLHWLCTLPGNFDEMQRRVLIALIEQGPAAINMADKQGRKPLHIALLAYSERSQNSLFAIQHLIETGSNVAEPDPITGNSTLHQIAPRLGGHAKRATEAASFFRELSDKLDINARNNLNQTPVMTFVGVGWEGTRDPTNNIGHPTYAIAHDVTHASALDVFVDLGADLTLVDARDQTLLHVAARRPLPDSSSDWDQRDDLEGTFKKLMDLGVDPRREDAELRTAIDVAVARNLHGIINLFRKRGEDKGDDEGSNGDGDDDE, from the coding sequence ATGGCCGGTGCGGATTCTGATCTGGATCAGACATTCGAAATCATCGAGCGAGATGCAGTGCCAGCGCTTCCACCTCAACCAAACGAATCTACCCAGAAACGCATCGACGAGCTCCGAAAATGGCTCCAACCAACAGACTTCCTCTCACCAGGGAATGAGTTTATGAAGCATTTACACTCTTATGTACCTGGCACCGGCAAATGGATACATAAGTCGCCCGTGTTTCGTACTTGGGCTAGTTCTGAGCTCAATTCCGGTGGTGACTCCTCATGTCTCCACGTCCGGGGAGTCGCAGGCAGTGGAAAGTCTGTCTTTGCGGCCAGCACGATACGACAACTGCAAGAGTCAGGTAAAATCGTgctattcttcttctttcgtcAAATCGTCGACAAGAATCACAGTGCCAAATACCTTGTTCGTGATTTTGCCACGCAACTGCTTCCCCATTGCCCTGGCTTGGTACTCGCTTTGACGACTATATCAGAGGACCAtgccatcaacgacaacgaGATCAATATGGTGTGGCCTGCCATCGTCAAGGCCCTTACCGAAAGCAACGTCAAGAATGTGTTCTGCGTTGTGGATGCAttggatgagatggatgaCGGAGACTTTGAAGGCATGGCACAAAGGCTTGTTGAGTTAAATGCCACAGGATCTGGGAGGGTCAGAATTATGATGACGAGCAGGCCGCTACCCAAGATCGAGGAAAGTTTCAACCGCGCCGATATAGTGAAACTGAAGTTGGACCCTGCTCTGCTATTTCCCGATGTGGCACGTTACGTTGACGCAAGGATGGCCACGCTCGATCCCCCATTGAGCAACGAGAAGAATGAGCTAGTGAAGCAGACTATCTGTGAACGCGCCAACGGACTTTTCCTTCATGCAAGGCTTGTCGCAGACAGTCTAGCCGACGGCCTCCTAGATGGCCATATCACCGAAGAGACTTTGCCTGACAGCCTAGATCGCCTTCCACGAACACTCAACGATGTGTATGAGAACATGTTGAGGGAACACGCTCGTCGCAGCGGAGTTACCGCAGAGCAACAAGCCAAGGTCCTCATGTGTGTGATACATGCGAGCCGACCGCTGCGACTGATTGAGCTGGGGTCACTGCTTTCCAATATGCTACACTTCGATCTCCGACGGGGAAAAGACTTGGTGAGACAGAGTTGTGGGAGATTGTTGGAACTACTTGAAGACGAGAGCGTGAGTGTCATCCACCACTCCTTCACAGAATTCCTGCATGACAAAAGCAGGAGAGACAGTGTGGATGCATTTCCTGTTCTTGATGACGCAGCTTCGCATGGAATAATGGCGGTGCTGATTTTGGAATACCTCAATGGATGCCCACCTTTCGAGGTTCAGCTCAATAACGCCGAAGAGATGAGAGACCGGAATCGCTTACAACTCAGggaagacgaaaagaagaaaaatcAGTTTCTCACTGATTTACGCACCACACATCCCCTTGTCTCCTACGCTGCGGATAATCTCACTTTTCACCTCGAGAAATCGGCAAACGGGCCACTTGACCATGTGCAAGAAGCATTGACTCGATACATCGCCCCGAAAAGACCAGCCTTTGAAACGTGGAAACTCATGAACCAGAGTACACCAGATCAGTCTTCTACCGTCTTTCACTTCGCTACCACGGTAACACAcggccatgccatgccgCTCTTTGTGGTCGAGCATTTTGGGAAAACGGAGCCCACTCTCATTGACACGCCGAATTCCAGTGGCCGCACCGCTCTGTCTTACGCAGCCGAGCATGgtcttgatgatgctgttAGATTTCTGCTCGCGAACGGTGCGGATCCAAAGTCAGGCGGTTGCGACGGTCGAATGCCACTGCACTGGGCAGCATTGAGAGGGCGACCGGGCGCTGTACAACTCTTGCtagatgctggtgttgaccCGCTGATCAAGACACATCCCGTTCTCGAGGGATACGACGATTATGAGGAGGAATTCATAGAATATTCGGAGGAAGAGGTAGAACGTCGACGGGAGACCGCCCTAGCTTACGCGTTTAGGGGTGATGACACGCAGGTCGTACAAGCCTTCATGCCTTTTGTTCAGCCAACGGAAGTAAACCAGTGCTTCCACCGGGTCGACGACCTGGTGAACGTAGAGGCAGTTCTAAGCACAGGCATGGTGGATATTGACTGCCTTCGCGACGGTGAAACGAAGCTGTTCAGGGCGGCCAAAAGTGGACAGTTGGAGCTGGTGAAATTGCTACTCAAACACGGAGCAGATGCGACCAAGCGATCTGCCGATACAGAGTCATCATATTTTTACAACGGTGAGATCCAGCTGAAAGTTGACAATGACCAAGGGCCGACACCTCTTCACGGGATCACCCACCCTTACCACAGAGATTCCTTTTGGGAGGACGATGCGAAAGCAGTGGAAGAATGCATTCAGGTGCTCATCGCCGCCGGTGCAGATGTGAATGCCACCATGGCGGGCGCTACTTCATATAAGGAGACGAACTTGACGCCTCTACATCTAGCCGTGAAGAAGCCCGACTCGGTAATGGGCTGCTCCTTATGGGACGACAAGTCTGATGAGATGCTCACCAAGTTTCTTCTCGAAGCAGGGGCGGATCCCAACGCCAAGGCAAGTTATGGAAATACGGCGATGCATCTCGCTAATCCGCGGAAACCTTGTCTGTTCGAGATGCTCGCTAAACACGGCGCAGATGTCAATGCTAAGAACCACAGGGGAAGAACACCTTTACTCGAAATTATTAACTGCATTGGCCATGACAGCCGAGACGAGCTAAAGCCGAACGTGGATGTATTCACCAAATTGCTCGATCTCGGAGCTGACGTACATGCCACCGACGATCACGGAAACAATGTGTTCCACCACATTATGCATAGCATCAGGATTTTGTCGGCGCCAACATTTTCACCTTTCATTAGGAAACTAGTCGATGCTGGCGTGGACCTAAATGCACGAAATCAGCAGAATCACCCGCCGCTCTGGAGTTATAACAAGTGTGTCATTTCCACATATCAATTCGATGTCacaaaggaagaagaggacatGTTGCgggtgttggttgatgctggcatGGACCTCAATGTGagtgatgacgatggcgagaCAATTCTATGGGGTGTTTGCAGGAAATTCGTATACAACACCCGGGTCATGGAAAAGTTCATCCGCATGGGTGCTGACCCGACGATACTCGCCAAAGATGGCACTTCTCTGCTTCAAGTTGTAGCGAAAGCGCGAAGGCCAGAAGAATGGTTCCGCTACCTGATATCAGTTGGGACAAACACGGAGGCGCTTGATGTGGGCGGCGACACACTCATCCATTCGGTTGTTCGATCACATAGAGAGGGGCCAGAGCCTCTTGAAGTCGTACAAGTTCttgttgaggctggtgctgcACCGCTAGCTAAGAATGCCAAGGGCCAAACAGTTTTGCATGTGGTGAGGACCATGGCAATGTTGGAGTTTGTTCTCCAAAGCCCAATTTTCAGGGGCCTTGATATCAACGCGCAGGACGTCGATGGCTCTACACCATTACACAGTGCTATGGATATGTTTCTCCCAGATCAAGCTGCATGGAGTCTTCTTCGTGCCGGAGCCGATCCGACAATCCTCATGACGGGTGATTTGTCCGTGCTACATATCGCCTCTCGCGTTGGACACGCTTCCGCCGTCGGCCTCCTGCTGTCGGAGTATAGAAAACTCGGTGTACTTGAGAAACACGTAAATCTGCTGGGCGAGGGCAGAGCGCCATTGCATTATGCGTGTCGATCCGGGCGACCAGAGAGTGTCTGGCTCCTACTATGCAGCGGCGGAGATCCCCAAatgttggatgatgagggcCTTACGCCCCTCCATGCCCTGGTCGAGTTCAAGGCCACAGGGATTGCATGGTCTACTGAACTGACCCATATGGACGATATTGTGGCAATTTTGCAGCATGATGGTGTCAATTTAAACGCTGAGGCAGTCATAGAAGCAGACGGGGGGACCAAAACGGTCACTGCTCTTGATTTGGCAGTAGAGAAGAAATGTTGGGAGTTGGCACGCGCGCTGGTTACCCGCGGTGCTGAGGCTCACAATAGCTACAAACAATCTCTGGAGTTCATATCAGCTATAGACAAGGGCAAAGCCGCCGAGCGGGCTCGTATTGCAACAGCTGCGGCACCACTGTACGAAGACATCGAAGACTGGGATAAGCATCTTCggtggcgaggacgatggTCAGCTCCCCAAGGGGCTGATCCTCCGCATTCAAAAGTAAGATGGTACATATCCGGTGGCCAGGCCATATTCGATGCACCGGCTAAGGACCCAGAAGAACTTGACCAACTGGACCTTTTGAAATATGCTCTTCATGACGGGGATTCCGATAGCATCAAAGAGTTTGCACTTCTTGGAGGAGACATCATCAGACTAGACGAAACTGGTAAGGATATCATCAATACCCTGCTGCATTTACTCGTCGAAGGAGGCTACACAGATCTCTTGGAGTACTTTTCCGACAAAGTGCCCATATTTGAAGCCCAGCCCTGGGTTCAGACAAACGAACAAGGCTGCGGGACTCTTCTCGGTATAGCATGCATGCGTCAGCCCCCGTCCCTGAACATTCTACAATTGCTTGTGGACAAGATTGGTCTTGATGTAAATGCCGTCTTCAACCGCCAGGGATGCCCCCCCAAGCTACGAGGCTGCACCGCAATACACATTCTTGCGAGCGGGGAATCTTTCTGGCAGATTGAAGCGCTCGAATACCTCCTCTCAAGAGGAGCAAATATTGAGGCTCGAAACAAACAGGGCCTGACACCACTTTTGGCGGCTCTAGACCATGGACACCCAAAAGGTTTCTGGCGAGAAGAGACAATACGCCTGCTAGTGAAGCATGGAGCCGATGTTAATGCAACTGCTTGGAAATATGAGAATACTTTAACTTCGGGGATAAATAGCCGGATGAGCCGCCACTCAGCGCTGGAGATGTCGGATCAAGCGGGGATCACGAAACTTTTGCTTGAGAACGGAGTGGACGTTCGCAGTGTACCGGACTTGATCGCTCGTACGGTGAAGAAATGGATGGATCCAGGGTCTGTGAAGTTGTTGTTGGAAGCTGGACTGGATCCAAACGAACTACCACAAGCGGAAATATACGACGAGgtcgatgacgaggatgaggatgaagaagaggaaatcGTCCTTTATGCGCTCCACGAGACGTGTCGGCCTTCAACTATCACTAATCCACCTGCCGATTTTGAGCTTCGAAAGCAAGCAATGTTGGACCTGTTGCTGTCTCATGGTGCTGATCCGTTGGCGAGATATACAGACGGAAAGTCTGTGATCCAATGTATCGTGGAGGAGCAAGGTCAAATAGGTGGCCTGCTACCACGTCTCTCAAAATCGGATATGAATCTCAAAGGGCACCATGGGCGTACCCTTCTGACATCAGCTTGCATCCCAACCATCCCGATCACAACGGAGGCATATCGCAGGAATCGCACTCCGCCGACGATCGACCCAAGTTCTGTCCTCGCGCTGCTGGAGCACGGAGCGGATACTGTCGCAGTCGACGACGATGGCCGTACGCCGTTGCACTGGCTCTGTACACTGCCAGGAaactttgatgagatgcAACGACGAGTTCTAATCGCACTGATCGAACAGGGTCCAGCAGCaatcaacatggcagacAAACAGGGTCGTAAGCCGCTCCATATCGCACTACTAGCGTATTCAGAACGCTCCCAAAATTCCTTATTCGCAATTCAACATCTCATAGAGACAGGTTCAAACGTAGCAGAACCCGACCCAATAACAGGAAACTCGACACTACACCAAATCGCACCACGTCTGGGAGGTCATGCTAAAAGGGCTACGGAAGCTGCCTCATTTTTCCGTGAGCTCTCCGATAAGCTTGATATAAACGCCCGCAACAATCTGAACCAAACTCCTGTCATGACCTTTGTAGGCGTCGGATGGGAAGGCACGCGTGACCCAACAAACAACATTGGACATCCGACATATGCCATTGCGCATGATGTGACACACGCATCGGCCCTGGATGTCTTTGTCGATCTAGGTGCCGACTTGACGTTAGTAGATGCACGAGATCAGACCCTACTCCACGTTGCGGCAAGGCGTCCCCTGCCGGATAGTAGCTCAGACTGGGACCAGAGAGATGATCTTGAGGGGACGTTTAAGAAACTGATGGACCTTGGGGTTGACCCGCGAAGGGAAGACGCTGAGCTGAGGACAGCTATTGATGTTGCTGTCGCGAGGAATCTGCATGGGATTATTAATTTGTTTAGAAAGAGGGGAGAAGACAagggagatgatgagggaAGCAATGGGgacggcgatgatgatgagtaA